One Gimesia aquarii DNA segment encodes these proteins:
- a CDS encoding DUF1559 domain-containing protein encodes MKLQKRNAFTLIELLVVIAIIAILIALLLPAVQQAREAARRTECKNKLKQWGLGLHNYHDNYQTFPPGTMGLNNSSTNPCNNHPWSVRVLPFVDQAPLYNTFNFSLYYNDTSGSPTNQSRRDEKFPLMHCPSARTRDRKPSNQAEGWTIHYYGIAGPKGVRPAPLTGNWPRKNGNSLTSNHGNHSTSGILFRQSNVAIRDITDGTTNTFLLGEISSKPTGSNSYRAWIQGASNGTDGFASYACKNLKDGIGPSGWDSGNADRLFNDVDFGSNHTGGAHFLMADGSVRFISENINFATYQAAGSRDDGLTLQINE; translated from the coding sequence ATGAAGCTCCAAAAAAGAAACGCGTTCACACTGATTGAATTGCTGGTGGTGATTGCCATCATTGCAATTCTAATCGCACTGTTGCTGCCAGCAGTACAGCAAGCACGCGAAGCAGCCCGTCGTACAGAATGTAAGAACAAACTCAAACAGTGGGGCCTGGGACTGCATAACTACCATGATAACTACCAAACGTTCCCACCAGGTACCATGGGCCTTAACAATAGCTCTACAAACCCCTGCAATAACCACCCGTGGTCTGTACGGGTATTGCCCTTTGTAGATCAAGCTCCGTTGTACAACACATTTAATTTCAGCTTATATTATAATGACACGTCTGGTTCGCCAACCAACCAATCACGCCGCGATGAAAAGTTCCCACTCATGCATTGCCCCAGTGCCCGTACTCGTGACAGAAAACCTTCAAATCAAGCTGAAGGCTGGACAATCCACTACTATGGAATTGCAGGCCCTAAGGGAGTTCGCCCTGCCCCGTTAACTGGTAATTGGCCAAGAAAAAATGGAAATAGTTTGACAAGCAATCATGGAAACCATAGTACCAGTGGAATCCTGTTTCGACAGAGTAATGTTGCGATTCGCGATATTACTGATGGGACGACGAATACCTTTCTACTGGGAGAAATTTCATCGAAACCGACCGGTTCCAATAGCTATCGCGCCTGGATCCAGGGTGCCAGTAACGGCACCGACGGCTTTGCCAGCTACGCGTGTAAGAACCTCAAAGATGGAATCGGCCCCTCCGGCTGGGATAGTGGAAATGCGGATCGCCTCTTCAACGATGTGGACTTCGGTAGTAATCATACAGGAGGCGCTCACTTCCTGATGGCAGACGGTTCTGTTCGCTTTATATCTGAAAACATCAACTTTGCCACCTATCAGGCTGCTGGTAGTCGTGACGATGGTTTGACACTGCAAATCAACGAATAA
- a CDS encoding DUF1559 domain-containing protein: MRRSKNSGFTLIELLVVIAIIAILIALLLPAVQQAREAARRSQCKNNMKQLGIAMHNYHDVFQMFPIASSVAPPVADGPRNRNMDKVHAWPWGMRILPYIDQAPLYNQLDVGSSSITIPTADLSVTTDFLTAQTPGSIESLLTTTIPVYLCPSATGKNVNHYQHNLGTMMYAMTSRFAVYPNTDNPLGISTADVLDGTSNTILMGEKALMEAPFVSIGATWASHRPAGSRIGIVHHTSAINTPFDGTRDAANNIYIENTPLDVTRAVIASAHTGGAHVLMADGAVRFVSENIQDDPSRSLIGNFLYSNLFQLEDGNTVGEF; the protein is encoded by the coding sequence ATGCGACGCTCGAAAAATTCCGGTTTTACTCTGATTGAACTACTCGTGGTGATTGCAATTATCGCCATTCTCATTGCTCTATTGTTACCCGCCGTACAACAGGCGCGCGAGGCTGCCCGCAGAAGCCAGTGTAAGAACAACATGAAGCAACTTGGGATCGCGATGCATAACTACCACGATGTATTCCAGATGTTTCCCATCGCTTCTTCAGTAGCGCCGCCTGTCGCTGATGGACCTCGTAACAGAAATATGGACAAAGTTCATGCCTGGCCGTGGGGAATGCGAATTTTACCGTATATCGATCAAGCTCCGCTTTACAATCAACTTGATGTTGGTAGCTCCAGTATCACCATTCCCACTGCGGATCTCAGCGTGACCACTGATTTTCTCACAGCCCAGACTCCCGGCTCCATTGAATCGTTGCTCACAACGACCATACCCGTTTATCTCTGTCCCTCTGCAACAGGTAAAAATGTCAACCACTACCAACACAATCTGGGAACCATGATGTATGCGATGACGTCAAGGTTCGCCGTCTACCCTAATACAGACAATCCTCTTGGGATTTCAACTGCCGACGTACTTGACGGAACATCGAATACGATTTTGATGGGTGAAAAGGCGTTGATGGAAGCACCTTTCGTTTCAATCGGTGCGACCTGGGCATCGCATCGCCCTGCTGGGTCGCGTATTGGTATTGTGCACCACACGAGTGCAATCAATACTCCGTTTGACGGAACTCGCGACGCGGCAAACAATATTTATATTGAGAACACTCCCTTGGATGTCACTCGTGCAGTCATTGCCAGTGCACACACCGGTGGTGCCCACGTATTGATGGCTGACGGCGCAGTACGATTTGTCAGCGAAAATATCCAAGATGACCCATCAAGATCGCTTATAGGGAACTTCCTTTATTCAAACTTATTTCAACTGGAAGACGGCAACACTGTTGGCGAATTTTAG
- a CDS encoding DUF1501 domain-containing protein → MDLKHKRLQAITRRHFLGKGSTGIGALALSSMLSDSHNVSANSPSQPDATKFRMPAKAKSVIFLHMAGSPPQQEFFDYKPELVKRNMQPCPDSFLKGRGFAFIKGHPKMLGTPYQFKQYGESGTWMSELLPHFQKVADDVTVIKSMHTDQFNHAPAQLFLYTGTPRFGGASMGSWITYGLGSENKNLPGFMVLLSGPSDPSGGKSLWGSGFLPSIFQGVQCRTTGDPILYVTNPKGINREVRRRSLDALKSLNEFELKQFGNPETLTRINQYELAFRMQMSVPEAVDLSSETKQTHELYGTTGDAPSFANNCLLARRMVERGVRFIQLFDYGWDMHGTGAGNDLITAVPRKAKEIDRPLYALITDLKQRGLLDETLVVWSGEFGRTSMNEERNGSKFLGRDHHPHCYSIWMAGGGIKGGMSYGATDELGYFIAEKKTSVRDLQTTILHLTGLKSRKLKVPYQGLDQRLIGPADEDHLLKEILA, encoded by the coding sequence ATGGACCTGAAGCACAAACGATTACAGGCAATCACCAGACGACATTTTCTGGGGAAAGGCTCTACTGGTATCGGCGCACTCGCTCTGAGTTCGATGTTATCCGATAGTCATAACGTCTCAGCCAACTCGCCCAGTCAACCCGATGCGACAAAATTCCGCATGCCCGCGAAAGCAAAGAGCGTGATTTTTCTACACATGGCAGGCTCACCTCCACAACAGGAATTCTTTGACTACAAACCTGAGCTGGTCAAACGCAATATGCAACCTTGCCCTGATTCCTTCCTGAAAGGGCGCGGCTTCGCGTTCATTAAAGGGCATCCCAAAATGCTGGGAACGCCCTATCAATTCAAGCAATATGGCGAGTCGGGCACTTGGATGAGTGAGCTACTGCCACACTTCCAAAAGGTAGCCGATGATGTCACCGTCATCAAATCGATGCACACCGACCAATTTAATCATGCACCAGCCCAACTCTTCCTCTACACGGGGACTCCTCGTTTCGGAGGTGCCTCCATGGGTTCCTGGATTACCTATGGGCTTGGCTCGGAAAACAAAAATTTACCGGGCTTCATGGTGTTATTGAGTGGTCCCAGCGATCCAAGTGGTGGTAAAAGCCTTTGGGGGAGTGGTTTTCTGCCCTCAATATTTCAAGGTGTTCAATGCCGAACAACAGGCGATCCGATTCTGTATGTAACCAACCCGAAAGGGATCAATCGTGAAGTGCGTCGGCGCAGTCTGGATGCATTAAAATCACTGAACGAATTCGAACTCAAACAATTCGGTAATCCGGAAACCTTAACGCGCATCAATCAATACGAACTTGCCTTCCGGATGCAGATGTCCGTTCCGGAGGCGGTTGATCTAAGCAGTGAAACAAAGCAGACCCATGAATTATATGGTACGACAGGCGATGCCCCTTCTTTTGCCAATAACTGCTTATTAGCCCGCCGCATGGTGGAACGAGGTGTACGGTTCATTCAGTTATTCGATTACGGCTGGGACATGCATGGCACGGGAGCCGGCAACGATTTAATTACAGCTGTTCCTCGCAAAGCAAAAGAGATTGATCGCCCCCTCTATGCTTTAATCACTGATCTCAAACAGCGAGGCTTGCTCGATGAGACTCTCGTTGTCTGGAGCGGAGAATTTGGTCGAACGTCAATGAACGAAGAACGCAACGGCTCAAAATTCCTTGGTCGCGATCACCATCCTCACTGCTACTCCATTTGGATGGCCGGTGGTGGCATTAAAGGCGGCATGTCCTACGGCGCAACTGACGAACTCGGTTATTTCATCGCCGAAAAGAAAACCAGTGTTCGCGACCTGCAAACCACGATTTTACATCTGACCGGCCTGAAATCTCGAAAACTAAAGGTCCCTTATCAGGGTCTGGATCAACGGCTTATCGGTCCCGCTGATGAAGATCATTTATTGAAAGAGATTCTGGCTTGA
- a CDS encoding alpha/beta fold hydrolase: MFQNVSYFKTLIIAAYCLFGVTIAHGQTKLVQPAVGTTLVQSLVFPGQLQGEEGLIIVPENRENPSGRMISVHYLRFPAKETVGLPPVFVLPGGPGQCITVEDIQQGLRQKRYNKISEIVAFNRNRDVIIVNQRGNSRVPGIHSLPSTWFAKPGKSSEPMSFEKSSRRLVAGLKASLKKCESLNIDTRGYDILHLIDDVDAIRRVYGYEKIALRGSSFGSQWALAYLKRKPKHVDRMILSGVEPLDHGYDSADGIWNVFKKIEEEARKSKDVKLPDVGLLGAVRAVIARLEEQPVRIRGHHPRKNYTAKVVIGADDFRHYLTRPILDAPIHSRKMLEFWPKFVLEIYREDYQYLAAKIIDDRPEYQHHSLLLTLVDNSLGITANRETKLQSESAYRWLGDQNWFYKATRNVTPTPVVSDEFRQPSVNQTPILMIHGTLDLATPIENAEELLPYFPQGHLITVKGGTHAATHHAASVDPDFLEYLSEFMNSNDPSSIVQKIPNTIFLPALQFKTSKDRSLFFELIQKKDNHQTK, encoded by the coding sequence ATGTTCCAAAACGTTTCATATTTCAAGACACTCATAATTGCAGCCTATTGTCTCTTCGGAGTCACTATTGCGCATGGACAAACGAAACTGGTTCAACCAGCAGTCGGCACTACGCTTGTTCAATCGCTCGTTTTTCCAGGTCAATTGCAAGGTGAAGAAGGGTTGATCATTGTTCCCGAGAATCGTGAGAATCCATCGGGCCGGATGATCAGCGTTCATTACCTTCGATTTCCAGCAAAGGAAACGGTCGGTTTACCCCCAGTTTTCGTATTACCTGGCGGTCCTGGCCAGTGCATCACAGTCGAAGATATTCAACAGGGCTTACGGCAGAAGCGTTATAACAAGATTTCTGAAATTGTTGCCTTCAATCGAAACCGCGATGTGATCATTGTCAATCAGCGTGGAAACAGTCGAGTGCCAGGAATTCACAGCCTGCCCTCAACATGGTTCGCGAAACCTGGAAAGAGTTCAGAACCAATGTCATTCGAGAAATCATCACGGCGACTGGTTGCAGGTCTTAAGGCTTCACTGAAAAAATGCGAATCCCTGAATATCGACACGAGGGGTTATGACATTCTGCATCTGATTGATGATGTGGACGCGATACGCCGTGTTTATGGATATGAGAAGATCGCATTACGTGGCAGTAGTTTTGGCTCTCAATGGGCTCTCGCGTATCTAAAACGGAAGCCGAAGCATGTCGACCGGATGATTCTATCCGGTGTTGAGCCATTGGACCATGGTTACGACAGTGCCGATGGTATTTGGAACGTATTCAAAAAAATCGAGGAGGAAGCGCGTAAGTCCAAGGATGTAAAATTACCTGACGTAGGGCTTTTAGGGGCAGTACGAGCAGTGATCGCGCGCCTTGAGGAACAACCGGTACGAATTCGTGGACATCATCCAAGAAAGAATTATACCGCGAAAGTCGTAATTGGAGCTGATGACTTTCGGCATTACCTCACTCGTCCGATTCTTGACGCTCCGATCCATTCGCGGAAGATGCTTGAATTCTGGCCGAAATTTGTGCTGGAAATCTATCGGGAAGACTATCAGTATCTTGCTGCAAAGATCATTGACGATCGCCCTGAGTACCAACATCATAGTTTACTGCTGACACTCGTCGATAATAGCCTTGGGATTACCGCAAATCGCGAAACAAAACTACAATCTGAGTCAGCCTATCGGTGGCTCGGCGATCAGAATTGGTTTTATAAAGCAACGCGTAATGTAACTCCCACACCGGTAGTCAGCGATGAGTTTCGTCAACCTAGTGTCAATCAGACACCAATATTAATGATTCATGGGACACTTGACCTCGCAACACCAATTGAAAACGCAGAAGAATTGTTACCGTACTTTCCCCAAGGACATCTCATCACTGTCAAAGGAGGTACTCATGCGGCAACACATCATGCCGCTAGTGTTGATCCGGATTTTTTGGAGTATTTATCTGAATTCATGAATTCCAATGATCCATCAAGTATCGTTCAAAAGATCCCGAATACGATATTCCTCCCTGCATTGCAATTCAAAACTAGTAAAGATCGCTCACTATTCTTTGAACTGATACAGAAAAAAGACAATCATCAAACAAAGTAA
- a CDS encoding SUMF1/EgtB/PvdO family nonheme iron enzyme: protein MFSSNHCFLRNRTLLVIFFFCDVLLLIALPGCSQSERDQTSPTFEKQTTKTQDSTLSQPANDVTESLDVTQISQSSPSLQAQHSGKVNQIQSDKQTKSTDKTPVLQAKPLLAPFSQLSAQDMQLAWASSMNLEVLKINSLGMQLTLIPPGEFMMGSPVTEEESQKTEVPHRVQVTKPFYLGKFEVTQAEYQKVMGENPSWFSKNGRGQNKVADQNTDRFPVDSVSWHNAIVFCRKLSEREGKTYRLPTEAEWEYACRAGTTGPFHFGTINNGRFSNSDGRYPYGTNAKGPFLARTTQVGSYKPNAFGLFDMHGNVFEWCADWFDPQLYHRRQGKLTSNPFVSTKTRFVTTRVLRGGSWFKGKDLHSRSAYRRGNLPSWKGQNIGFRVVQEANYNSRPTEIVESRNANKKDFVTINDPRAGKLVYIPAGTFLMGAHANEKESRPSERPQHSVQIKKGFYIGEHEVTFLQFRKFVAETKYITDAEKVPKGGAGYDARRQEIVNHDPQFSWRNTGFKQESNSPVVNVSWNDAVAFCKWLSAKDGKYHFRLPTEAEREYVGRAGTIMPYGWGKTSESLIGNENISDQSLAKILSNKSFHKNRCGKGDDGYPFNAPVGSFKPNPFGLYDVHGNVSEWCNDVYVEDRYLISDSRIPTNGKKRVLRGGSSNYWPIDCRVARRIGVPATETRCDRGFRVVREELPGPVTKSIVIAPDSRPHPSKVVQPKSFVREVIQFQPFPMDEPVTSFTISEDNRLLICSHQAANQVSIWDAISKEKVAILSTTAPRSILSRGNQLLVANDGEGTISVFEQENNWALTNQLEVEKPHIVHLSAAKGKFFKGDLIVTCHGQGNKASYHDCHIYHLNVNTGRDKHVSRSAMATCSYDGRIVITQGSFNLSPSGGISAFAWKDFISGESPKPIYRGGIPQTPYAYQIHPGSFWVANNNIFGGIPLANIKRGLGYILIADRSKKMIYSVTKERIHAHRLNVTVDEVDDRKVQFPKGEFSRIYHNIYRIRDYLLDHPIAFTTNDVTHFFVIDMEKNLILSGSTPAFSESKSKLTTSPSDTDPPTSTPTTGNAVARQSDLLPARIAEGEEFNHSLPEKTNTKYHLMNGPKGLKLENNIVTWRPDSDDVGSHELKFKLTQGDKISFAWVNLEVVSQDLIKHAGSLASVDSFSRLTLEPDLFKLVPTNGHQSLLLLQGDSVKRLKGDGIQIVQKYQLPQRYNFLAERKNTFLALDQSQKQLDLIDQNTLEITRSIPLKLSNLTVMEITDLTVHPELPVSYVTVKIQGEQPRYRVLVVDEQKGEVSAPDEMLGTWVRVDPAGNMLYVGYKDLFRKGTRFQINPRWQVLEIPEYGSIDFLFSYNLRNGFPYLRQYIPKAGANGTGICISPDGQRLTYLSIGGTPARSNNLAGWKTNNLKKTPIVYKTKDRATTTLLAFHPMLNLVAVPGGKSAIIYDRETGQVIERKLLITTSGLGEVTVENLFFSPDGLSLLFVCNEKLEGRYLRSVLLKLSPEEKVRIREGVKITSQKSLIANYKQVVNQLEIDSLGPALKAKKITSQEIAKQFNQSVVLIKSNEGSASGFVVGQSGFILTCAHAVPFDGKIIVSYMSGKTNPKSKQESEAELVHIDQGLDLALMKMKGTFDLKTVSLDDQKTVESGELVTVIGNPSTGDTILSQTLTTGVVSNPMRILRGQPHIQISAAVNPGNSGGPVFDDHGNVIGLVVLKANIEGAGFAVPSTQLRGFLQAVIKKSKPAN from the coding sequence ATGTTCTCATCAAATCACTGTTTTCTGAGAAACCGAACGCTCCTTGTTATATTTTTTTTCTGTGATGTACTTCTTCTAATCGCGTTACCTGGTTGCTCTCAATCCGAACGTGACCAAACTTCGCCTACTTTTGAAAAACAAACGACAAAAACCCAGGATTCTACCCTCTCTCAGCCAGCAAATGATGTTACAGAATCGTTGGATGTCACACAAATCTCTCAGTCGTCCCCCTCATTGCAGGCACAACATTCGGGAAAAGTGAATCAAATCCAGTCAGACAAACAAACCAAATCTACAGATAAGACACCTGTGCTACAAGCGAAACCGCTGTTGGCACCTTTCAGTCAACTTAGTGCCCAAGACATGCAACTTGCATGGGCTTCATCAATGAATCTTGAAGTCCTGAAAATCAATAGTTTAGGAATGCAACTGACATTGATACCACCTGGTGAGTTTATGATGGGATCTCCTGTCACTGAAGAGGAAAGTCAAAAGACGGAAGTTCCACATCGTGTACAAGTCACGAAGCCATTTTATCTGGGGAAATTTGAAGTTACTCAAGCTGAATATCAAAAGGTCATGGGAGAAAATCCGAGTTGGTTTTCCAAAAATGGTCGTGGGCAAAATAAAGTTGCAGACCAAAACACCGACCGATTTCCTGTAGATTCTGTCAGCTGGCATAATGCAATTGTCTTCTGCCGTAAATTGTCAGAACGGGAAGGAAAGACGTACCGACTTCCTACCGAAGCAGAATGGGAGTATGCGTGTCGCGCAGGAACGACAGGACCATTTCATTTTGGAACGATTAATAATGGCCGATTCAGCAACTCAGATGGGAGATATCCTTATGGAACAAATGCAAAAGGCCCCTTTCTGGCTCGAACGACTCAAGTGGGATCTTACAAACCAAATGCATTCGGTTTATTTGATATGCACGGAAATGTTTTTGAGTGGTGTGCTGACTGGTTTGACCCTCAGCTCTATCATCGACGGCAAGGAAAGCTGACCAGCAATCCCTTCGTGTCTACTAAGACTCGTTTTGTGACCACTCGAGTCTTAAGAGGCGGTTCGTGGTTTAAAGGTAAAGACCTACACAGTCGTTCTGCCTACCGTCGTGGAAATTTACCTTCATGGAAAGGACAAAATATTGGTTTTCGAGTCGTTCAGGAAGCGAATTATAATAGTCGCCCAACTGAAATTGTGGAATCCCGCAATGCGAACAAGAAAGACTTCGTAACAATTAATGATCCGAGAGCAGGAAAGCTGGTTTACATTCCTGCCGGGACTTTTTTGATGGGAGCCCATGCTAATGAAAAAGAGTCAAGGCCCTCTGAAAGACCGCAACATAGTGTGCAGATCAAAAAAGGATTTTATATCGGGGAGCACGAAGTAACCTTTTTACAGTTTCGAAAGTTTGTTGCAGAAACGAAGTACATAACCGACGCTGAAAAAGTCCCTAAAGGGGGAGCAGGATATGATGCCCGTCGACAAGAAATTGTAAACCATGATCCTCAATTTTCTTGGAGAAATACAGGGTTTAAGCAGGAAAGTAATTCACCTGTCGTCAATGTGAGCTGGAATGATGCAGTCGCCTTTTGTAAATGGTTATCAGCGAAAGATGGAAAATACCATTTTCGTTTACCTACCGAAGCAGAACGTGAATATGTTGGCAGAGCGGGAACAATCATGCCTTACGGATGGGGAAAAACGTCAGAATCTCTCATTGGAAATGAAAATATTTCTGATCAATCTCTAGCAAAGATTCTTAGTAATAAATCGTTCCACAAAAATCGATGTGGAAAAGGAGATGATGGCTACCCATTCAATGCGCCTGTTGGCTCATTCAAGCCTAATCCCTTTGGTTTATATGACGTTCATGGCAATGTTTCTGAATGGTGTAATGATGTGTATGTGGAAGACCGTTACTTGATTTCCGATAGTCGTATTCCAACAAACGGAAAGAAACGAGTGCTTCGAGGTGGTTCAAGTAATTACTGGCCCATTGATTGCCGTGTTGCCAGAAGAATCGGAGTTCCAGCAACCGAGACGCGCTGTGATCGTGGTTTTCGGGTGGTACGTGAGGAACTGCCCGGACCAGTTACAAAGTCGATTGTAATCGCTCCCGACTCGCGCCCCCATCCAAGTAAAGTTGTTCAGCCTAAATCCTTCGTGCGTGAAGTGATTCAATTCCAACCATTCCCGATGGATGAACCGGTCACCTCTTTTACGATCTCGGAGGACAACCGCTTGCTGATCTGCTCGCATCAGGCGGCAAATCAAGTTTCAATATGGGATGCAATATCAAAAGAAAAAGTGGCGATATTGTCTACGACAGCGCCCCGATCTATCTTGAGTCGTGGAAACCAATTACTTGTGGCAAACGACGGTGAAGGAACAATCAGCGTTTTTGAGCAAGAAAATAATTGGGCTCTTACGAATCAACTGGAAGTGGAAAAGCCGCATATTGTTCATCTAAGTGCAGCAAAAGGGAAGTTTTTTAAAGGCGATCTAATCGTTACTTGCCATGGGCAAGGTAATAAGGCATCTTACCATGATTGTCATATCTATCATTTAAATGTGAATACCGGCCGCGACAAGCATGTCTCAAGGTCTGCTATGGCGACTTGTAGTTACGATGGCCGGATAGTGATTACTCAAGGATCGTTCAACCTTAGCCCGTCTGGAGGAATCTCCGCGTTTGCCTGGAAAGATTTCATTTCTGGTGAGTCTCCAAAACCCATCTATCGAGGAGGGATTCCCCAAACCCCTTATGCATATCAGATCCATCCCGGATCTTTCTGGGTTGCCAATAATAATATCTTTGGTGGTATTCCCCTTGCCAACATCAAGCGAGGTCTGGGCTACATCCTGATTGCCGATCGCTCCAAAAAAATGATCTATTCAGTGACGAAAGAACGCATCCATGCACATCGCCTGAATGTGACAGTCGATGAAGTTGATGATCGCAAAGTTCAATTTCCGAAAGGAGAATTCAGCAGGATTTATCACAATATCTATCGAATCCGTGATTATCTTCTCGATCATCCGATTGCCTTCACAACCAATGATGTCACTCACTTTTTTGTGATTGATATGGAAAAGAATTTAATACTGTCTGGAAGCACTCCTGCGTTTAGCGAATCGAAAAGCAAACTGACTACTTCCCCGTCAGATACTGATCCACCTACATCAACTCCGACTACGGGCAATGCGGTTGCCAGACAATCAGATCTCCTACCCGCACGGATTGCGGAAGGAGAAGAGTTTAATCATTCATTGCCTGAAAAAACAAATACAAAATATCATTTGATGAATGGTCCAAAAGGTTTGAAACTGGAAAATAATATTGTAACTTGGAGGCCTGATTCTGACGACGTTGGTTCTCACGAACTAAAATTCAAATTAACCCAGGGAGATAAGATTTCATTTGCTTGGGTTAATCTTGAAGTGGTTTCTCAAGACCTAATCAAACATGCCGGTTCTTTAGCCTCTGTTGATTCTTTTTCGCGTCTCACATTAGAACCTGATTTATTTAAACTCGTGCCGACAAACGGCCACCAATCTCTGTTGCTCTTACAAGGTGACTCTGTAAAACGGCTCAAAGGAGACGGAATTCAAATCGTACAGAAGTATCAGCTCCCTCAGCGTTACAATTTCCTGGCAGAGCGCAAGAATACGTTTCTCGCTTTGGACCAGAGTCAGAAACAACTTGATCTCATCGACCAAAACACTCTAGAAATCACCAGAAGTATTCCGTTAAAACTGTCTAATCTCACCGTGATGGAGATCACCGACCTGACAGTTCACCCAGAATTACCCGTCAGCTATGTGACCGTCAAAATACAGGGAGAGCAACCCCGCTATCGAGTGCTGGTTGTTGATGAACAAAAGGGGGAGGTTTCTGCACCTGATGAGATGCTGGGAACCTGGGTCCGAGTCGACCCTGCCGGAAATATGCTCTATGTCGGCTACAAAGATTTATTTCGGAAAGGAACACGATTCCAGATTAACCCTCGCTGGCAAGTTCTGGAGATTCCCGAGTATGGAAGTATCGACTTCTTATTCAGCTATAATCTGCGTAATGGGTTCCCATATCTCAGGCAATATATTCCTAAAGCAGGCGCGAATGGAACGGGGATCTGTATCTCTCCTGACGGTCAACGTCTCACTTATCTTTCAATCGGAGGTACGCCTGCCCGTTCCAATAATCTTGCTGGCTGGAAAACGAACAATCTCAAGAAAACTCCTATAGTATATAAAACGAAAGATCGAGCCACTACAACTCTGCTGGCATTTCATCCGATGCTCAATCTTGTCGCTGTACCGGGAGGCAAATCTGCTATTATTTATGATCGAGAAACAGGGCAAGTCATTGAGCGAAAGCTCTTAATAACAACTTCTGGATTAGGTGAAGTTACAGTCGAAAACTTATTTTTTTCTCCCGATGGATTGTCTCTGCTATTTGTCTGTAATGAAAAATTAGAAGGACGCTACCTGCGAAGTGTTCTACTGAAACTGAGTCCTGAGGAAAAAGTTCGAATTCGCGAAGGAGTGAAGATCACTTCACAGAAATCGTTGATTGCAAATTATAAACAAGTTGTGAATCAGTTAGAAATTGACTCACTCGGTCCAGCACTGAAAGCAAAAAAAATTACTTCACAAGAAATCGCAAAACAGTTTAATCAATCTGTTGTACTCATCAAAAGTAATGAAGGCTCCGCATCAGGTTTTGTAGTAGGCCAAAGTGGTTTTATTTTAACTTGTGCCCATGCGGTTCCTTTCGACGGTAAAATTATCGTTTCTTATATGTCAGGAAAAACTAATCCGAAAAGCAAACAGGAATCTGAGGCGGAACTGGTTCATATTGATCAGGGTCTTGATCTTGCACTGATGAAAATGAAAGGAACATTCGATTTAAAAACAGTATCACTCGATGATCAGAAAACTGTCGAATCTGGTGAACTAGTGACTGTCATCGGCAATCCAAGTACAGGAGATACAATCCTTTCTCAAACTCTTACAACTGGTGTTGTCAGCAACCCTATGCGTATCCTGAGAGGGCAACCGCACATTCAGATTTCTGCAGCCGTGAATCCAGGTAACAGTGGTGGTCCCGTATTCGATGACCATGGAAACGTGATCGGTTTAGTCGTTCTCAAAGCAAACATTGAAGGTGCCGGTTTTGCAGTACCTTCAACTCAGCTGCGGGGTTTTCTACAAGCTGTCATAAAAAAATCGAAACCTGCGAATTAA